The Oryzias latipes chromosome 4, ASM223467v1 genome includes a window with the following:
- the LOC101167110 gene encoding transcriptional repressor p66-alpha isoform X1: protein MSEEAVRQTRSQKRALERDHASVGDSLGDMDSKRVKLEKSDPAVTPLALVGSGAEDVRVKNEHSAKIAASILKTGEVKATIKVEVQTGDEPVDMSTSKSDIKTEQEPPSPDDVIVLSDNEPASPIMNGHCFTKTDTEKLKKSSPEEREMIIKQLQEELRLQEAKLVLLKKLRQSQIQKESTVQKASGSVATPPPLVRGTMTSSKGPLQVTGRGSGTVIPPPLVRGGQHVHSKHSSQIVMPPLVRGAQPIAVTPQQMASLRQQQQQHSGSGPPPLLLAPRASVPNVQVQGQRIIQQGLIRVANVSNSNVMVNISQASQSGLKGSSASPNSSINDSPASRQAAAKLALRKQLEKTLLEIPPPKPPAPEFNFLPSAANNEFIYLLGLEEVVQKLLEMHGRGNLGPATAMANSISKEPHTCAQCKTDFTSRWRKEKAGTILCDQCMSSNQKKVLKAEHTSRLKSAFVKALQQEQEIEQRILQQTASSSSSASPASKTTSSSPSLSKNEMLLSQGFKQVRPAMQHRSVGAHHSMKQSQLSHSIQSAVSSRGVAHSYTSSQLQNAVAAAAALGSRSDKHVSGRSLQQGAKGSSGSSGSQGNVVAWRKQSGGNTGVTMAYVNPSLSAHKTSSAVERQREYLLDMIPSRSISQAANTWK, encoded by the exons ATGTCGGAGGAGGCCGTGCGTCAGACTCGCAGCCAGAAGCGGGCTCTGGAGAGGGACCATGCATCTGTTGGTGACTCCCTGGGAGACATGGACAGCAAACGGGTGAAGCTGGAGAAAAGTGACCCAGCCGTGACCCCTTTAGCCCTTGTGGGATCTGGAGCTGAAGATGTCAGGGTAAAGAACGAGCATAGTGCTAAGATAGCAGCCAGTATCCTTAAGACGGGGGAAGTAAAGGCAACCATTAAGGTGGAGGTGCAAACTGGAGATGAACCTGTTGACATGAGCACATCGAAAAG tgacatcaagacagAGCAAGAACCACCTTCTCCAGATGATGTGATTGTTCTGTCCGATAATGAGCCCGCCAGTCCAATCATGAACGGCCATTGCTTCACAAAAACAGACACGGAGAAACTGAAG AAGAGTTCACCTGAAGAAAGGGAAATGATCATCAAACAACTTCAGGAAGAACTGAGACTTCAAGAGGCCAAATTAGTGCTTCTGAAGAAACTCCGGCAGAGCCAGATCCAGAAAGAGAGTACTGTACAGAAG GCAAGTGGCTCAGTGGCCACTCCTCCACCTCTTGTTAGAGGAACCATGACATCAAGTAAAGGCCCCCTTCAG GTGACAGGGCGTGGCTCGGGCACAGTGATCCCTCCTCCTTTGGTACGGGGAGGCCAGCATGTCCATTCAAAGCACAGCTCTCAGATTGTCATGCCCCCGCTGGTAAGAGGAGCCCAG CCAATCGCAGTGACTCCCCAGCAGATGGCTAGTTTacgccagcagcagcagcagcacagtggATCAGGCCCTCCCCCCCTCCTGCTGGCCCCCAGGGCATCTGTCCCCAACGTCCAGGTCCAGGGCCAGAGGATCATTCAGCAGGGTCTGATCCGAGTGGCTAATGTCTCCAACAGCAATGTCATGGTCAACATCTCTCAG GCTTCTCAAAGTGGTCTGAAAGGCTCCTCAGCATCACCAAACTCAAGTATCAACGATTCTCCAGCGAGCAGACAGGCTGCTGCTAAATTAGCACTGCGTAAACAGCTGGAGAAAACGCTGCTGGAGATTCCTCCACCCAAACCTCCGGCTCCTGAATTCAACTTCTTGCCTTCAGCTGCTAATAATGAGTTTATCTACTTGTTGGGTTTGGAGGAAGTGGTGCAAAAACTTTTGGAAATGCATGGAAGGG GCAATCTAGGACCAGCTACTGCAATGGCCAACTCCATTTCCAAAGAGCCACATACCTGTGCCCAGTGCAAGACAGACTTTACCTCCCGCTGGAGAAAGGAGAAAGCTGGGACCATCCTCTGTGATCAGTGCATGTCGTCCAATCAGAAGAAGGTCCTGAAGGCTGAACACACCAGTCGGCTTAAATCTGCCTTTGTTAAGGCCCTCCAACAGGAGCAAGAAATTGAGCAGCGCATCCTTCAGCAAacagcctcctcttcctcctctgcctccccCGCCTCTAAAACCACCTCATCCTCTCCCTCATTGTCAAAGAACGAGATGCTTCTTTCCCAGGGATTCAAGCAGGTCCGACCTGCTATGCAGCACAGATCTGTGGGTGCTCACCATTCTATGAAGCAG AGTCAGCTGTCTCACAGCATCCAATCTGCTGTGAGCTCTCGTGGAGTGGCTCACTCCTATACCTCTTCCCAACTCCAAAATGcggtggcggcggcggcagcacTGGGCAGCAGGTCAGATAAGCACGTCTCTGGCCGCTCCCTTCAGCAGGGAGCAAAGGGCAGCAGTGGCAGCAGTGGCAGCCAAGGCAATGTGGTGGCTTGGAGGAAGCAGAGTGGTGGAAACACTG GTGTGACCATGGCCTACGTGAACCCCAGCTTGTCCGCTCATAAAACCTCCTCTGCGGTTGAACGTCAGCGGGAATATCTGCTGGACATGATTCCGTCGCGTTCCATCTCCCAAGCTGCAAACACGTGGAAATAA
- the LOC101167110 gene encoding transcriptional repressor p66-alpha isoform X2 — protein MSEEAVRQTRSQKRALERDHASVGDSLGDMDSKRVKLEKSDPAVTPLALVGSGAEDVRVKNEHSAKIAASILKTGEVKATIKVEVQTGDEPVDMSTSKSDIKTEQEPPSPDDVIVLSDNEPASPIMNGHCFTKTDTEKLKKSSPEEREMIIKQLQEELRLQEAKLVLLKKLRQSQIQKESTVQKASGSVATPPPLVRGTMTSSKGPLQVTGRGSGTVIPPPLVRGGQHVHSKHSSQIVMPPLPIAVTPQQMASLRQQQQQHSGSGPPPLLLAPRASVPNVQVQGQRIIQQGLIRVANVSNSNVMVNISQASQSGLKGSSASPNSSINDSPASRQAAAKLALRKQLEKTLLEIPPPKPPAPEFNFLPSAANNEFIYLLGLEEVVQKLLEMHGRGNLGPATAMANSISKEPHTCAQCKTDFTSRWRKEKAGTILCDQCMSSNQKKVLKAEHTSRLKSAFVKALQQEQEIEQRILQQTASSSSSASPASKTTSSSPSLSKNEMLLSQGFKQVRPAMQHRSVGAHHSMKQSQLSHSIQSAVSSRGVAHSYTSSQLQNAVAAAAALGSRSDKHVSGRSLQQGAKGSSGSSGSQGNVVAWRKQSGGNTGVTMAYVNPSLSAHKTSSAVERQREYLLDMIPSRSISQAANTWK, from the exons ATGTCGGAGGAGGCCGTGCGTCAGACTCGCAGCCAGAAGCGGGCTCTGGAGAGGGACCATGCATCTGTTGGTGACTCCCTGGGAGACATGGACAGCAAACGGGTGAAGCTGGAGAAAAGTGACCCAGCCGTGACCCCTTTAGCCCTTGTGGGATCTGGAGCTGAAGATGTCAGGGTAAAGAACGAGCATAGTGCTAAGATAGCAGCCAGTATCCTTAAGACGGGGGAAGTAAAGGCAACCATTAAGGTGGAGGTGCAAACTGGAGATGAACCTGTTGACATGAGCACATCGAAAAG tgacatcaagacagAGCAAGAACCACCTTCTCCAGATGATGTGATTGTTCTGTCCGATAATGAGCCCGCCAGTCCAATCATGAACGGCCATTGCTTCACAAAAACAGACACGGAGAAACTGAAG AAGAGTTCACCTGAAGAAAGGGAAATGATCATCAAACAACTTCAGGAAGAACTGAGACTTCAAGAGGCCAAATTAGTGCTTCTGAAGAAACTCCGGCAGAGCCAGATCCAGAAAGAGAGTACTGTACAGAAG GCAAGTGGCTCAGTGGCCACTCCTCCACCTCTTGTTAGAGGAACCATGACATCAAGTAAAGGCCCCCTTCAG GTGACAGGGCGTGGCTCGGGCACAGTGATCCCTCCTCCTTTGGTACGGGGAGGCCAGCATGTCCATTCAAAGCACAGCTCTCAGATTGTCATGCCCCCGCTG CCAATCGCAGTGACTCCCCAGCAGATGGCTAGTTTacgccagcagcagcagcagcacagtggATCAGGCCCTCCCCCCCTCCTGCTGGCCCCCAGGGCATCTGTCCCCAACGTCCAGGTCCAGGGCCAGAGGATCATTCAGCAGGGTCTGATCCGAGTGGCTAATGTCTCCAACAGCAATGTCATGGTCAACATCTCTCAG GCTTCTCAAAGTGGTCTGAAAGGCTCCTCAGCATCACCAAACTCAAGTATCAACGATTCTCCAGCGAGCAGACAGGCTGCTGCTAAATTAGCACTGCGTAAACAGCTGGAGAAAACGCTGCTGGAGATTCCTCCACCCAAACCTCCGGCTCCTGAATTCAACTTCTTGCCTTCAGCTGCTAATAATGAGTTTATCTACTTGTTGGGTTTGGAGGAAGTGGTGCAAAAACTTTTGGAAATGCATGGAAGGG GCAATCTAGGACCAGCTACTGCAATGGCCAACTCCATTTCCAAAGAGCCACATACCTGTGCCCAGTGCAAGACAGACTTTACCTCCCGCTGGAGAAAGGAGAAAGCTGGGACCATCCTCTGTGATCAGTGCATGTCGTCCAATCAGAAGAAGGTCCTGAAGGCTGAACACACCAGTCGGCTTAAATCTGCCTTTGTTAAGGCCCTCCAACAGGAGCAAGAAATTGAGCAGCGCATCCTTCAGCAAacagcctcctcttcctcctctgcctccccCGCCTCTAAAACCACCTCATCCTCTCCCTCATTGTCAAAGAACGAGATGCTTCTTTCCCAGGGATTCAAGCAGGTCCGACCTGCTATGCAGCACAGATCTGTGGGTGCTCACCATTCTATGAAGCAG AGTCAGCTGTCTCACAGCATCCAATCTGCTGTGAGCTCTCGTGGAGTGGCTCACTCCTATACCTCTTCCCAACTCCAAAATGcggtggcggcggcggcagcacTGGGCAGCAGGTCAGATAAGCACGTCTCTGGCCGCTCCCTTCAGCAGGGAGCAAAGGGCAGCAGTGGCAGCAGTGGCAGCCAAGGCAATGTGGTGGCTTGGAGGAAGCAGAGTGGTGGAAACACTG GTGTGACCATGGCCTACGTGAACCCCAGCTTGTCCGCTCATAAAACCTCCTCTGCGGTTGAACGTCAGCGGGAATATCTGCTGGACATGATTCCGTCGCGTTCCATCTCCCAAGCTGCAAACACGTGGAAATAA